The DNA region GAAAATCAGAGAGTTGTCAAGTTCAAGTATCGTTCACCATCGGTTGACAACGTATGGAGGATGCGTTTTACTATGCTTGAACTAAAGACGAATGATGATTTAAAGGTGATGTGGAGTATATTTTAGTGTTACTTAACAAATGGTCTAATTGAAGTGGATGCAACGATAGTAAGATCGACCGGAGATATTCTATGGATGTTGCAGCGTCCTGAACCACATTTTTATAATTAAATGTAATGTTAAATTTATGTTAACGTTAACGACTATCAATGTAATATTTATTTTGATGTTAAGTTATGTTGTTTTTCCATTATTTGCCATTGTTCCTGGTTGTTTCTGGTTTGAACAACATGACACATTCCAGAGATGAATCTTCGGAAACATCTATATATATTGAGTTAAAGGGGttacagagatgcatctccgaacaAATCCTAAATTTGatacggagatgcatctttgaATTAATCATATGTGCAAGATATGGTGCTATATCAATTTACGGTGAGAGATGTGTAAAAAATGTGCGTCTAAAGATGCAAAGGTGCGTCTAAAATGCATCTTCGAATACTATGGCAGTTGTAACTTTTAACGGCGGTGGAAGAACAAAGTAACCCCTTAATGAATAATAAAGGCCCTTTTGTTTATGTTTTTTAAAAGAATTTTTATAGTATTACataattttgttttaaaaaagttaataacttttaaaaaaaaaaattgttttaaacatTTATTTAGTTTAgatatttcattttttattataattttttatataaaaaattcacttaaatttaaaattatttcaaataattttgcataaaaattatttttaaaatacatctttttaaaaaaaaactatcATTTGAACAATATTATaatcttcaataatgtatatttatgtttcagaatatcaaaattaatcttttaattataaaaaaaataaaaatcttatattatttaaatgtttttataacaatcatttttaaaaatataaagaaaatatatattattttaaagTTAAAACAAATTATCCCTGCCATTAGAGAGAAACTAGAAAAACAATAATCCACACCAGCAATAAAAGGATTTTGAATCATAGTTTTCTTTTTGAATCAAAAACTAATAGTGCAGGGTTCTTTCGTGTATCAAAACTACCGTGTAATAAACAAAAATAAGCTAGGTAGTTTTGTGCTTTTGATACACGAAAGAACCATGAAACTCTAATCATAGTTTTCTTTTTGAATCAAAAACTAATAGTGCATCAGGTCTTGTAATGAACAATAGTGGTAATGGTGGTGGTACTAGTTGACAAAAAAAAAGTTTACAGCAGATTTCAACTGACTAAAATCACAAAAACACTATGAACTGATGTTGTCTAAGAGAAATGAATGGATATACTACAACTGAAGATCCAGACTCCATGAAGACACCATGTTATAGCCACCAAACATGCTTGACCTTTTAAAATTGTAAGCGTGTTTTCTACTACAAAAATGAATACCTCCGTTGGATTTTGCATCTAAAGATCACTAAGCCTCCCAGCTCCACAAGTCAATAATGGTTTCACTGTCGCAATCGAGGTTTGGAATGGTCAATGGTATATTCCCAAACACACCAACTGGGTCTACTGCTTGTGAATCCAGATCTTCCACCAAGGTTTGAACTTTGAAGTTCAAATAAATAAAGCTCAATTCAAAATCAATGAAAGTTGCATTGCTGCAATAAGGGATGAGAGTAATCAATATGTTTTTCCCATAGGGGCTTGTATTTTTCAATCCCAATCTTCAACCAAGGTTTGGAGTTCCCATTGAAGTGCAGTACTGCCCCTCTCTCTATTAACTGAGGATCAACGTTTGTGTAGCCGAAACCCAATACATGCCACGACGGATCCAAAGGCTCGGTTAATCCGTAAAACGTCAACAGTCCTGGTGGCAAGGTACCGAGTTTCCACAGTGTCCGATCAACATTATTTTCTTGCCAATAGTGGTAGATGCCAGTTACATTCTTTTTCCTCCATTCAACCAAATCaaatacattcatcccaaatgCCCATCCGCATGCATCCGGATCAAAATGTGCTTTTATAAGAGGATGAGAATAGTTCAAGTATTTATGGTATCTATGAAATGTCTCCATGCATGTCTCAACAGCTCCATTAACATTCCCATTCAAATCAATTGAAAAAAGATCAGAAAGATCCTTTTGAACCACGACATCGTCATCCAGGAACACAATCTTCTTCAGTgcaggaaaaacttcagggatATAGAACCTCAGGTGGTTAAGCATGGACAGATATTTGGGGTTACGAAACTTGATAGGTGTCTTTCCATTATCACTGCTCCCAGAAAAGTAGTAGCTCTGTATCTCTGAGTCTTGAAGTTGCTTAAGCACAGGAACATATGAAGCATTTAACCAAGTGAAATCTTCATACTTCTGAACTTCCACAGTCACCCCACGGAAATCATTCATGGTAAACCACGCCTTCATCGCAGCATAATTTATTTCATCAGTCACAAGGTGAAAAACAATCATATTGggattttttgaattttttgcAGTTGAATTGACTACGACCGAAGTTGCAATAATGTTATCAGAGAACACACAAAAGTGGTAAAGATTTATATCCTTAATCTTCATCTCGGTGTGCCTTTTGTCCTTCAATTTGTTTTGCAAATTAAGGTTTCTGAACCATTCTGTTGTCAACTGCACACCAAGACAGTATAAGCTTTTGGGGACTTCTTCTGCCGCTATTTGTCCATATTTTGAACTCTTTTCACTTACAGAATTCATTTGTTCTTCAAGAGCCTGGATATTTGCTTTGAATCTCATGATCATGGTTGCACTGTCATAATGGAGCTGTTGGGCCTGGAATAACAATAACGCCATATCACGGATAGCACTTTCTGATTCTCTGGTAGTTAAAGGAGAACGCCTAGTAGCAGCATTTGATAGGAGAATGTGCGAATTGCGGATCTGAGCACTTAGTTCCCAAGCAAATTGGAGATTGTTACTTTCTTTAGCAATTACAACAAAAGCTTTTGCTAAGGATATCTGATCATTCAGTTGTCTGGTCACTGAGTCTGAACTTAACAACTCGTCAGTAATATTAAGGCCTTCCAGAATCCTATCATTTTGGTAAGTTCTCTGCACAATAGGATACAAGAAGTTATATGCTAAACAAAGACCCAATCTCACCCTCCCACCAACCTCCATCCCCCCAAAATAAGAAAGAATAATACTCTAGCTCTGAAATAAGAAGTTAAGCATGTCATGCAAACTATGTTCCAATGTGAGGACAGTAATAGCACGGAACAGATTCAAATTCAATGATTATGTGAAGTGTATCCCCATGGAAATACTCTTTTTTATCTGATATATAACTCCATTCAACTCAACCGTTCTCCATTCATTCCATATAAAGAAATAAACCAAAAGAGAAGAAAGATAGAGAAATGGAACAACAGCCAACAATCCTCAGTCTCACAAATCCAGTTGTTTCTCCCCAATAGATCATAGGGATGCATTGTGTTGTTAATCTCGTATAATGGTGCAGAGCACTGGACCCCAAAACCGCTATAGCGGATGGCAGGATAGCTGCTATTTCAAAACTAAAAAACACTATACAAACTAAACGTAAATCCAAACACATAGTCAAAAATAACAAAATACATCAAATTAAAGAAGTAGTCATACTTGATAACTATAATTTTGTTAATCAAAAACAATCATAATTAACTTCGGTCATTTGTTACTAACATTCAAAATTAGACTTAATAGTCATAATTCTAAACGTAATCAAAGCAGAGGTTGGTGTTTTAAATGAATATGTCATTGTTGAGTGCAAGCAGATGTGAAATTGAAAGATAGAGGAGAAAGCAGAGAAATTTAGAAGAAGAACAGAGAACAGAGCCCTCGGTCTCCGTCACTGTAGCATTGGCTGAAACTACCAGTCTTCATCATCTGAAACGAAGAAGCCTTCACAGAAGAAGACTTTGTGAGAGAACCAGAGAAAGAAAATTTAAAGTCTTCACGGAAACTACCAGTCTTTGTCGTCAGAAAAGAAGAAGGCTTAATGAGAGAAGAACCAGAAAATAAGGCACAACAATAATTTGGCTGTTTAGTCAATTTCCCCTTACAAAATAAGGCACAACAATAACTTGTTTAAAGAACCCATATCATATTAACTTAATAGAAAATGTCGCTTTCACGGGCTAGACTATGATCCAAAAAGAAATTAACCGAGAGTTTTCATACAAACGTTTCTGCAAACAAGAACATGAATCTACAAAAAAGGTGAGAAAAAAGCAATACCTTGGACAAAGCCGGTCTAGACTCAATCTGAGTCCCTTTGGTCAGAATATAGATAAAGAGAAGAATCACTGCAAAGCACAATGCCCACCACAACGCATCAGGAACCCTTCTCCGCACTGGCCTCCGAAAATCTGTTGCTCTTCGCCTCATTTTCCAAACTTAACCTTAATGAACCTTTCCGTTACCAAATTCAGAACAAGCTTCTCTTCACATAGTTTGCTTCTCTTTGCCTGCATCATGGGATGGAAAAAAATACTAAATTTTAGACTCAGCATATGATATACCTCACATAAGCAAAATGTAGAAATAACTGATGAATGTGAAAAATATAATGTAGTAACAAACCACTTTTCATATTAATTTGCCACAGTTATACAGAACAAGATCAAAGTAACATAGACCAAAAGAAAAAAAAGACAAACATTCATTAAAAGATAAATCAATGAGGCTGTACCAAACATTCATGGTTCACATTAAAAACAATTTATAGGCTTATAAATAAAAGTTGAAGGATAAGTGAGATTCAAAATGTAGATAGAACACAATTAGAATAATATGGAACAGTTTTTGAGTCAATAAAGAATCAAACCTTGTCCACCGCATCACGGGCTTAGATTTTGGCTTTATAAAATCAATGAAATGAAATTAGCGCGACAAGGGAATGAAAAGCTCTCAGTGCTGCGACTTAAAGTTGTAGTTTCTGATGCAAGTTGAAAATGAATTCCGTGAGTGAGGTGGTGAATTTTTCAATTCACGGTTGCAGCAGGAATTTGGCTTCTGAGGCAATCGCGGTGAAGTGAGTTCTGGTTTTTGCTAGGGTTTGTGAATTTCGAAACATTCAGGTTCAATTAGatgcattaaatgaaatattGAAATTGTTGCGCTGGTGGTAGGAACCAAGAACAAAGAGATGATGGCGTTGAGGAGAAAGACAGTGTGGTGTGGACAGTGCATCATAAGATCTTTTGTGTTTAATCATACGGTGCTTTAATTTGGTCTATGGTGAACCATATGTATCacaatctttttttttttaattcatataaaAAATACCATATATTATCTACTAAATTAATACTAGATGATTTAGCTTTTAAACCATTTAATGCCTAATGTTATATTTGCAAGTATTTTAGTTTAGGATGGCAGTTTGGGCAAGGTCGCACGAAGGAAAGTATTGTCTCGCCCTTATGTTTTTCTTATTATTGAGAAGAAGAAATATGGGATAAATATGTCTTGGATAACGGGGAAGTCAAGATAGTTAATAATTCATGTATTCTTCAGAAATAGGAATTCAACGGTACATCCTTTGACGGGGCATGCGACGACCtaaaggtgagaaaaatacaGAAGATGGGGGGTCGAATTGTGTATGCTAAAAACTCGTTTTGTTTTTGATTAAGCGACTTCAAAATTTGAGCAACTTTCAGAGTCTGATATTAGAACTAGTAACAACAGCGGAACTAATAATGTTCAAAAGTAAAAACAAGCAACACACAAAGATTATTCGGGTTCCTCTCCTCAActgagagtagtccagtccccttgcCTCAACAAGAATTTTTCACTATAATCAACATATTACACTTTGCTCAAGCACACTTGCAAGAGACTTCActtgctcaatcaacctagaaagagacttttcctcaagcaaccttgcaagagacttatgctcaatcaacctagaaagagacttcacTGCTCAAGTACACGCACAAGAGACATCTTTGCTCAAGCAGACAGGCAATAGACTCCCTGTACTTTAAACAAATAGTTTAGTAGAAATGGTAACCATATACTTAGATACACAATCAAAAGTATATTAGTTATACAACAACCACAAAGGTTCTTAATctcttaagatttctaagatatacaaagataagaaatcttaagatctTATGCAATAATAGTTACAAATGAAACCTCTGAGTTATGCTCAAGATATTGTATTGCATTGTTGTACACCTTCCTTcaaatcttcagcttccttttaTAGAGGTAGAGAAATAGTCATTTGAGGGTTTGGACATAAGAGCAAACTTAGTGAAAAAGCATGCCAAGAGAGACGTTGGAGAATGCATATAGTTAGAAGCTTTGTCCATTAAATAATGACATTGTTCACAACATCTTTCGAAGTACTAGGTATCTACCAAAAGGTAGAACATACTGAAGATGTCACATCACCATTCCTTGAGTCTTGCAAAATGAAACCCTAGTTGACTTTGTCCATAAAACTTTGACAAGACTAGTCTGCTTTGGTACAGTGTACGGATCAGAGGCTCTTCAAGCCTTCAGAGTTTTAGCTGTCACCAGAGGCAGGAACATATGACCAGAGTCTGAACCTTCAGAGGCTGATGAACATATTCAAGGTTATTAGATTTTGATCAATCAGAATAAGAATTATATTGCTTCTCCATATATGCTTTCAATCAGGATTAATTATATGCTTGCGATCCTTCACACTTGAACATATATTAGTATACCCAtttgttctttaaatactttgttatcatcaaaacgCAAGGGATATGAACaatcttgttccaacaatctcccctTTTTTCATGATGACAAACAAATGTATTTAAGACTAATGGTTGGTCAGTTTAACTAACTTGACAATATCAGAGTTTGAGGTTTGTAAGCTTCCTCTGAGTCTAATAGTCCATAAGTTGAGTTTTGTAAGCTCCCCTTAAGTCTTATCCAAGTTAATTTAACCTTACTTTGATGAAATAATGTTCAGATGAAAGAAATATCAAAACAATTAGGGTTCAGATAAATTAGAAGCATTCAGAAAATACTTTTAATCCTCTTAAATATTCCCATAAATTTCTCCCCCTTTTCTCATCAGCAAAAATTGAGATAGGACATGTCAACATAGAAGAAGAGAAAAAATATTTTAGGAATGAAAATATTTGTCAGAAAATTGAAATCTGATAGCACATAGCAAGAACAACCTTTGCTCTTCTCAATAAAGAGAAACGACTATAATGGTTGAAATATTTCTGCATTTCTCAAGACGGTCACATGTCATTCAAGAATATCAACCATCAGAAGTAATCATTGTAGGCATTAAATCATCGGAAGTTTTAGCTTCCAAGTGCAACGTACAAGTCCCTCAACTTCCTCTATAAAAGCATGCCTTCATAGACATACTTCTCACATTTTTAACAACTATTATTATCTTCATAGCAACATGAGTTCTCCACCAGATAAAGCAAAGAGCATTATCCCAACAAAGCTCAATGTTGAGGGCAAAATCGTTACTCAGGAACAACACCTTCAGCAGTCCACTAAGGAGGCCTAGCCATCTGGGTCAGTTGTTGTAAGGAATCCCCTGAAAGTAAGGAAGCCTAAGAAAACTAATAAGaagaatctgaagaagaagaagaaaagagtgCCAATAAGCATGTTTTTCTATGACTCAGATGAGGGAAGTGAGGAGCGAGTTCCTGACTGGAAGGATTCTTTTGCAACTATGGGATATTGTTCTGATACTGAAAAGTTATGTAATCCCTAGACACATTGTACTTCTTCCAAATGATTAATGAAAAAAACATTCCTTTTTGCAATGATTGTTTCTgataagttgttttgtttgaattcAATAATCGTCCAAGAAGTATTAAGAATTAGTTCATCCAAGAAATAACACAAAGAAAACAAGGATTTTTTCTAGCACTTATCAGATAAGTAATAATATTTCCCATAAAGTATAGCTTAGATAAAATCACATAAGCATTAATAAATATGCCATGCAAAACAGATAAAAGAAGGTAAAGTCATATAACAAGAAATCAATTTAATAAATACAAAAAAAAGGTTCTAGAACCTAAGACTAAGGTTTCTTCAGAAGATATAAAATAGCTCTTAGATTTGCATCCATGATGTCTTGCTTGACATCCATAGACCTAATTCTATTATCCATTTCAATCTGTTTAACGACCATGGCTTGTTGAGTAGTAGTAATAGAAGTCAAGTTCTTCTCCATAAGATCTTTCCTAGAACACGAGGATGCAACAGACTCTGAAGTGACATCCTTCAGATTCTGAATAACTGATACAATAGAGTTCTGGAGATAATCCCACCTGGAAGAATATGCTACTGGATCAAATACAAAAGGTATTTCATTGACCATACTTTGTAATTTATCTAAGAGGATATTTTTTATTATACCCATGTTGGTTTGGACAGTTTATGAAAGGGATAAAGTGTTTGAATGAGATGGTCCAGGTTCAGAAGATTGGTTTGCAAGGTCGGGTAGTTTTAGGGTGATTTCAAGATGAAGGAGGTCAAAGGGGATCTGTTCAGACTCAACTCTAGGTTCATAAGCAAATTGAACTAGAGACAGATCTTAAATAGCTTATTCAATTTCACTCTGAAGTTCAGATACAACTTGATCTAAAGGTTGACTCTGAACGGAGTTAGGTTCTCTATGAGGAGATGTTGGGGGCGAAGACTAAGATGTTGGTTAATTTTTTGATGGAAAGGTAATTTCAAGTTGGACGGGGATTACATGTTCATCTTCATAAGAAGAACATGTTTGGTTAGAATGTTGGACTAGAGGAGAGAAGACTTGAATGGGAATGGCAGGGATAGGTTTGATGACTTTAAGTGAAGGTTTTGTAGATTTGAGGTTAAGATGAGCTTCAAAACCAACTGCATCATACTCTGAATCAGAGCTAGAAGAAATATATTTCCCACTATAAACATATATGAGGGGTTCAAGCATTGTGTTCAGGGGTGATGGTTGTTCAGAAGCAGATAATTCAATTAACTGATTATGAATAATATTGGATTCATTAATAGGGAGTGAAGTGTGTTTAGGATATTAATTTGGTAAGGGAATTGGTGAGGGTGTTGGAGAAATATGGTTAAGGGTGGTGTAATCAAAATCATCTTCAGAGATTAAGTTTAGATTAATACTTGTTACACCAGTATACAGAGCTTTTAAAGTAGCAACGGTTTTTGAGATAACTTCTTCAGGAACAACATAAGCTTCAACAGACTTTAGGTCGACCATTACTCTAGCAGCCTAAACCTCGGCATATTCCAATTCATCAATAACAACAACCTATTGATTCTCAACAACAGAGGTTTCTAGATGCTTCTCCGATTGATCTAAGATAACAGATGCTAAAAGTTGAGCACACTTGAGGGTAGGCTCCATTATACTCTTCTAAAAAATGTCATATGTGTCTTTCTTCTTCCTGATTAAGGATACAtcaacttcatcttcttcttcttcttctaccTCAATCTCGGACAGCTTCCTCAATCTTTTCTTCTTTAAATGTGCTTCTGAAATGACAAAAATAGAAGCAACCTTCTTAGGAGACTTCCACTTCTAGTTTTTGAAGGCATCAACTTAATTGATGCAATAATATTTTCAGTTTCCTTCTCAACTGCTCTCTTCTTAGAGGGTTTCTAAACATCCTTCAGAACCATTGAAGCCACATGCTTCCTCTTATTAAAAGGTTTAAAAACATCAGTAGGCTTGTCAGGAATATCTCTGAATCTGCTGCTTTTTCCCTCTTTGAACGCCTGTGTGATGAAATTCTTGATTACTTCAGGGTTATCCATCTTGGTGGTGATAGGATAGTCCTCAAGATAATCGAAATTTGTACATCTAACAGAGAGAGGTGTCTTTGAAGCAATGAAATCACATTTCTTCACCAGCTTCATGTTAGCCAGAATAGAAGCAGATAAGATATTCCCATATATCTATTCCAGATCTCCATTGTCAGGCATGTTTTTAAGGTCATCAATTAGACGACCCTGAAAAACAATTCTGATAACAATCTAGCATAAGGCACATTCTTCTTGTGAAGCTTTGTGATGTCTTTGATTGCTCCGCATAGATGATTGAAGATGTAAGCTGGTAGATTTATCTTGTCTTCATTTTTAAAATAGAAAATGAAGTGTTTGTGATCCCATGAAATCTTATAAGTACTTCCTTC from Lathyrus oleraceus cultivar Zhongwan6 chromosome 1, CAAS_Psat_ZW6_1.0, whole genome shotgun sequence includes:
- the LOC127097339 gene encoding probable galacturonosyltransferase 10, encoding MRRRATDFRRPVRRRVPDALWWALCFAVILLFIYILTKGTQIESRPALSKRTYQNDRILEGLNITDELLSSDSVTRQLNDQISLAKAFVVIAKESNNLQFAWELSAQIRNSHILLSNAATRRSPLTTRESESAIRDMALLLFQAQQLHYDSATMIMRFKANIQALEEQMNSVSEKSSKYGQIAAEEVPKSLYCLGVQLTTEWFRNLNLQNKLKDKRHTEMKIKDINLYHFCVFSDNIIATSVVVNSTAKNSKNPNMIVFHLVTDEINYAAMKAWFTMNDFRGVTVEVQKYEDFTWLNASYVPVLKQLQDSEIQSYYFSGSSDNGKTPIKFRNPKYLSMLNHLRFYIPEVFPALKKIVFLDDDVVVQKDLSDLFSIDLNGNVNGAVETCMETFHRYHKYLNYSHPLIKAHFDPDACGWAFGMNVFDLVEWRKKNVTGIYHYWQENNVDRTLWKLGTLPPGLLTFYGLTEPLDPSWHVLGFGYTNVDPQLIERGAVLHFNGNSKPWLKIGIEKYKPLWEKHIDYSHPLLQQCNFH